The following proteins are co-located in the Candidatus Competibacteraceae bacterium genome:
- a CDS encoding LysR family transcriptional regulator, with the protein MDIAGLQAFVTIADSGSFSLAAERLHLTQPAVSKRLAALEAELGTRLFDRLGRVVRLTEAGGVLLPRALRILAELDDTGRALRNLSGIVTGPLALATSHHIGLHRLPPVLRTFSSRYPQVRLNMRFMDSELAGAAVLRGEVDLAVITLPPRLEAPLEALPLWPDPLIAIASPAHPLAEPITVTPERLSQYPAILPSEATFTRRIIEEGLARLGVMPLVAFSTNYLETIKMMVAVGLGWSILPRTMRDEELIELNVDGLRLERSLGVVRHTGRTLSNAARAILDTLRE; encoded by the coding sequence ATGGATATCGCCGGATTGCAAGCTTTCGTCACCATCGCCGACAGCGGGTCGTTCTCGCTGGCCGCCGAGCGGTTGCATTTGACGCAACCGGCGGTCAGCAAGCGGCTGGCGGCGCTGGAAGCGGAATTGGGTACGAGGCTGTTCGACCGACTGGGTCGGGTGGTGCGGTTGACCGAGGCCGGCGGCGTGCTGCTGCCGCGAGCACTGCGCATCCTGGCCGAGTTGGACGACACTGGCCGAGCGCTGCGCAATCTGTCGGGGATCGTCACCGGGCCGCTGGCTCTCGCCACCAGCCATCACATCGGCCTGCATCGCCTGCCGCCGGTCTTACGAACCTTTTCCAGCCGCTATCCGCAGGTGCGCCTGAATATGCGGTTCATGGATTCGGAACTGGCCGGGGCGGCGGTGCTGCGTGGCGAGGTGGATCTGGCGGTCATTACCCTGCCGCCACGGCTTGAAGCGCCACTGGAAGCGTTGCCGCTTTGGCCGGACCCGTTGATTGCGATTGCTTCGCCCGCGCATCCACTGGCGGAGCCGATCACCGTCACACCGGAAAGATTGAGTCAATATCCCGCCATCCTGCCGAGCGAGGCGACCTTCACCCGGCGGATCATTGAGGAGGGTCTGGCGCGGCTGGGGGTGATGCCGCTGGTGGCATTTTCCACCAACTATTTGGAAACCATAAAAATGATGGTGGCGGTTGGGTTGGGTTGGAGCATACTGCCACGCACCATGCGTGATGAGGAATTGATCGAACTGAACGTTGACGGGTTGCGGCTGGAACGCAGCTTGGGGGTGGTACGGCACACGGGCCGCACTCTGTCGAACGCCGCCCGGGCGATCCTGGACACTTTGCGGGAGTGA